In Saccharothrix violaceirubra, the following are encoded in one genomic region:
- a CDS encoding CGNR zinc finger domain-containing protein gives MTGLAAGWDHAAFAHGRAGDAEHDVELLLAFLNTRDLELGTDVLDDVATWRAWVTERGLGRVGDLAEALSVRDSLRSSLGERRAEPGPPPTAGLIRVDLSHGVPTMSSADAVGAVLGAAARLAVLGSWERFKICQADGCRRAFFDRSRNRSRTWCSMQVCGNREKARNWRERRALSVT, from the coding sequence GTGACTGGTCTGGCAGCCGGCTGGGACCACGCGGCTTTCGCGCACGGTCGAGCCGGCGATGCGGAACACGATGTGGAGCTGCTGCTCGCTTTCCTGAACACCCGAGATCTCGAACTCGGCACCGACGTGCTCGACGACGTCGCGACGTGGCGGGCGTGGGTCACCGAGCGCGGACTGGGCCGGGTCGGCGACCTGGCCGAAGCCCTGAGCGTCCGCGACTCGCTGCGGTCCTCACTCGGTGAACGTCGGGCCGAACCCGGACCGCCACCCACGGCGGGACTCATCCGCGTGGACCTGAGCCACGGCGTGCCGACGATGTCCAGCGCGGACGCCGTCGGCGCCGTCCTGGGCGCGGCGGCGCGGCTCGCGGTCCTCGGCTCGTGGGAGCGGTTCAAGATCTGTCAGGCCGACGGCTGTCGTCGGGCCTTCTTCGACCGCTCGCGCAACCGGTCGCGAACCTGGTGCTCCATGCAGGTGTGCGGCAACCGCGAGAAGGCCCGCAACTGGCGGGAACGCCGTGCGCTCAGCGTGACCTGA
- a CDS encoding pyridoxal phosphate-dependent aminotransferase translates to MRVPALVTRLRPFSSTIFAEMTALATRHGAVNLGQGFPDTDGPVSMLDAAKTAIDSGVNQYPPGPGVPELRQAIAEHRSRYGTEYDPDTEVLVTVGATEAIAASLLGLVEPGDEVVLIEPYYDSYAASVALAGATRRTVGLVEDASGRLGLDVAALTAAIGPRTRALLVNTPHNPTGTVFTRSELDAIARLAVEHDLVVITDEVYEHLVFDDASHVPLAALPGMRERTVTISSAGKTFNVTGWKIGWACAPAELLGAVRAAKQFLTFVGGAPFQPAVAHALRTELEWVEKLRISLQDKRSRLADGLRAAGFEVRSSEGTYFITADVRPLGFTDGADFCRALPERAGVAAVPVQVFTDHPEQWKHLVRFAFCKRDEVLDEAIRRLRGLSG, encoded by the coding sequence GTGCGGGTACCAGCGCTAGTCACCAGGTTGCGGCCGTTCTCGTCGACGATCTTCGCGGAGATGACCGCGCTCGCGACCCGGCACGGTGCCGTGAACCTCGGCCAGGGCTTCCCGGACACCGACGGCCCGGTCTCCATGCTCGACGCGGCCAAGACGGCGATCGACTCGGGCGTCAACCAGTACCCGCCCGGTCCCGGCGTCCCCGAGCTGCGCCAGGCGATCGCCGAGCACCGCTCGCGGTACGGCACGGAGTACGACCCGGACACGGAAGTGCTGGTCACGGTAGGTGCGACCGAGGCGATCGCGGCGTCGCTGCTCGGCCTGGTCGAGCCCGGCGACGAGGTCGTGCTGATCGAGCCGTACTACGACTCGTACGCGGCGTCGGTCGCGTTGGCCGGTGCGACGCGGCGCACGGTCGGTCTCGTCGAGGACGCGTCGGGGCGGCTCGGGCTCGATGTGGCCGCGTTGACGGCCGCGATCGGACCCCGCACGCGGGCGTTGCTGGTCAACACGCCGCACAACCCGACCGGCACCGTGTTCACGCGAAGCGAACTCGACGCGATCGCGCGGCTGGCCGTCGAGCACGACCTCGTGGTGATCACCGACGAGGTGTACGAGCACCTGGTGTTCGACGACGCGTCGCACGTCCCGCTGGCCGCGTTGCCCGGCATGCGCGAGCGGACCGTGACGATCTCCAGCGCGGGCAAGACGTTCAACGTCACCGGCTGGAAGATCGGCTGGGCGTGCGCGCCGGCCGAGCTGCTCGGCGCGGTGCGCGCGGCCAAGCAGTTCCTCACGTTCGTGGGCGGAGCGCCGTTCCAGCCGGCCGTGGCGCACGCGTTGCGCACGGAGCTGGAGTGGGTCGAGAAGCTGCGGATCTCGTTGCAGGACAAGCGGTCCAGGCTCGCGGACGGGCTGCGCGCCGCCGGGTTCGAGGTGCGCTCCAGCGAGGGCACGTACTTCATCACGGCCGACGTGCGCCCGCTCGGCTTCACCGACGGCGCGGACTTCTGCCGTGCCCTGCCCGAACGGGCGGGCGTCGCGGCCGTGCCCGTGCAGGTGTTCACCGACCACCCCGAGCAGTGGAAGCACCTGGTCAGGTTCGCGTTCTGCAAGCGCGACGAGGTGCTCGACGAGGCGATCCGGCGGCTACGCGGGCTGTCCGGCTGA
- a CDS encoding NACHT domain-containing protein — MSRLRQRAVLVGCVLAALLTAAGLFVTDYGIDPDLWLVAVAAGFLLLLAALDPWVHRRRAAGLSTGDQLAAAARDLVVALKAQWIEESRSRGLDDAPLDLHWSSPDGSAPPGRGDAVVGAFERQPDHRLVLLGEPGAGKSTTALMLTLGLLDRHTAGPVPILLPLSTWDPDVEDVRTWLTRRLYEDHPALRNTELYGSYAAELLVEQRLVLPILDGFDQVARHPGALERINRAFPPSTPLVLTSRTDGFAGCHVPGAGVVELHPLDHEEIAGYLRAHADPVIAARWEPIFLHLRAEPDDRLADALSTPLAVWLAGTVYADGEPSELLDRARFPDRASVEDHLVDMLVTTAFGDRAVAHHARASQVWSRADAHRWLTFLARELHGRGVRELAWWELRRSVGRQWLAVLGALVLGTIGGFGVAWLMAYASTPKLAPITGLAAGIAVAVAALRASGRRSPKPKPGIWRSLVVVSGVLGLAVGLVFGALYGPSAGLVVGLGLAVASALRFALADNAELTHPSSPKWTMARDRIAVLTGSLVLSVTFGTAGGLVFGAHQSGMVGLGLACGLLLGFALSVLHLRWWWFTVARVWLALRRKVPWELMVFLDDARKLGVLRQSGACYQFRHALVQDRLAGPRTSAGQPA; from the coding sequence GTGTCGAGATTGCGTCAGCGAGCCGTCCTCGTCGGCTGCGTGCTCGCCGCCCTGCTCACGGCGGCGGGCCTGTTCGTCACCGACTACGGCATCGACCCGGACCTGTGGCTGGTCGCCGTCGCGGCCGGGTTCCTGCTGCTGCTCGCCGCGCTCGACCCGTGGGTGCACCGACGCCGGGCGGCGGGCCTGTCCACCGGGGACCAGCTCGCGGCGGCGGCCCGCGACCTGGTCGTGGCGCTCAAGGCCCAGTGGATCGAGGAGAGCCGGTCGCGCGGACTCGACGACGCGCCGCTCGACCTGCACTGGAGTTCGCCGGACGGCAGTGCGCCGCCGGGCCGCGGCGACGCCGTGGTCGGCGCGTTCGAACGCCAACCCGACCACCGCCTGGTCCTGCTCGGCGAGCCCGGCGCGGGCAAGAGCACGACCGCGTTGATGCTCACGCTCGGCCTGCTCGACCGGCACACCGCCGGTCCGGTCCCGATCCTCCTGCCGCTGTCCACGTGGGACCCGGACGTCGAGGACGTCCGCACGTGGTTGACCCGCCGCCTCTACGAGGACCACCCGGCGCTGCGCAACACCGAGCTGTACGGCAGCTACGCGGCCGAACTCCTCGTCGAACAACGCCTGGTCCTGCCGATCCTCGACGGCTTCGACCAGGTGGCCCGCCACCCCGGCGCGCTGGAGCGGATCAACCGCGCGTTCCCCCCGTCCACGCCGCTGGTCCTGACGTCCCGGACGGACGGGTTCGCGGGCTGCCACGTGCCCGGCGCGGGCGTGGTCGAACTCCACCCGCTCGACCACGAGGAGATCGCGGGCTACCTGCGCGCCCACGCCGACCCGGTGATCGCCGCCCGCTGGGAGCCGATCTTCCTGCACCTGCGCGCCGAGCCGGACGACCGGCTCGCCGACGCCCTGTCCACGCCGCTGGCGGTGTGGCTCGCGGGCACCGTCTACGCGGACGGCGAGCCGAGCGAACTGCTCGACCGCGCCCGGTTCCCCGACCGCGCGTCCGTCGAGGACCACCTGGTGGACATGCTGGTCACGACCGCGTTCGGCGACCGGGCCGTGGCCCACCACGCCCGGGCCAGCCAGGTGTGGTCCCGTGCGGACGCGCACCGCTGGCTCACGTTCCTGGCCCGCGAACTCCACGGCCGGGGCGTCCGCGAGCTGGCCTGGTGGGAGCTGCGCCGGTCGGTGGGCCGGCAGTGGCTGGCCGTCCTGGGCGCGCTGGTCCTGGGCACGATCGGCGGTTTCGGCGTGGCGTGGCTCATGGCGTACGCGAGCACGCCGAAGCTCGCGCCGATCACGGGACTGGCGGCCGGGATCGCGGTCGCGGTCGCCGCGCTGCGCGCCTCCGGACGTCGGTCGCCGAAGCCGAAACCGGGGATCTGGCGCAGCCTGGTGGTGGTCAGCGGCGTACTCGGGTTGGCCGTCGGCCTGGTGTTCGGCGCGCTGTACGGCCCGTCGGCGGGCCTCGTCGTGGGCCTGGGCCTGGCCGTGGCCAGCGCGCTGCGGTTCGCGTTGGCCGACAACGCCGAGCTGACCCACCCGTCGAGTCCGAAGTGGACGATGGCGCGCGACCGGATCGCGGTGCTGACCGGTTCGCTGGTCCTGTCGGTCACGTTCGGCACGGCCGGCGGGCTGGTGTTCGGCGCGCACCAGTCGGGCATGGTCGGTCTCGGCCTGGCGTGCGGGTTGCTGCTCGGGTTCGCGTTGTCCGTGCTGCACCTGCGGTGGTGGTGGTTCACGGTGGCACGCGTGTGGCTGGCGTTGCGCCGCAAGGTGCCGTGGGAGCTGATGGTGTTCCTCGACGACGCCCGCAAGCTGGGCGTGCTGCGCCAGTCCGGCGCGTGCTACCAGTTCCGCCACGCCCTGGTGCAGGACCGGCTGGCCGGGCCGAGGACGTCAGCCGGACAGCCCGCGTAG
- a CDS encoding ABC transporter permease yields MKRALSDLLLGARLSLSGGRTSWWRMGLTALGIGIGVGLLLVGASLPTAVQAREQRASDNFPYVKADEPPRIYFVDWNTDYRSQAVVGRFVRPGEGDPALPPGVPALPRDGEIYLSPALADLLASPEGAELRPRFPQKVVGTLGEAGVVAPDDLRFVAGSASVPDDKYNAFHGFGGREEEPASPDPILTMLVVVGLVVLLAPVLVFVATAARTGGADRDRRLAALRLIGTAAHRTRMIAAGETLVGSLGGLVAGFGFFLLSRTVVEKIDLLGLTVFASDLWPSPWLVVPVVLGVPAAAVVTALVAMRRTVVEPLGVVRRGTPARKRLWWRLLPIALGVALLATQTGLLAEDDGTVSTMALLLGISGMLIGGPLVLAWVIERMVLKVSGGPPAWQLAVRRLQLDSGTAARVVGGVAVVLAGVVALQSMLIGTASRVVTSPPPTTDQGAVTVYIEPGDPAATDRLAAELPRLDGVRSVESARNIQFDEGSEKTVPAIVGDCEGLLRRTALPSCVDGRVYDVRYAGEASRPVPRPGTTLDLDGQSWRVPDYEVVRLPDGSPARDGLFITLGALDGLTVPNDGGLRLLAEVDPAKPGLIDEIRNTAAPLEWRVAVGYTGETGRSAREDRFAGLQRALLAGSILTLLLAGASLLVQSAEQLRERRRPLAVLAASGVPKAVLARSLLVQNALPLVPALLVGIGVGSGVSALLLGIIDEPFALDWAGVGLLSAASVVVVLGVTAATLPALNRATGALGLRAE; encoded by the coding sequence ATGAAGCGCGCGCTGTCCGACCTGCTGCTGGGCGCACGCCTCTCGCTCTCCGGCGGACGCACCTCGTGGTGGCGGATGGGCCTGACCGCGCTCGGCATCGGCATCGGCGTGGGCCTGCTCCTGGTCGGCGCCTCGCTGCCGACCGCCGTCCAGGCCCGCGAGCAGCGGGCCTCGGACAACTTCCCGTACGTGAAGGCGGACGAACCGCCCCGGATCTACTTCGTCGACTGGAACACCGACTACCGGTCGCAGGCGGTCGTCGGGCGCTTCGTCCGTCCGGGCGAGGGCGACCCTGCCCTGCCACCCGGCGTGCCCGCGCTGCCGCGCGACGGCGAGATCTACCTGTCGCCCGCGCTCGCCGACCTGCTCGCCTCGCCCGAAGGCGCCGAGCTGCGCCCGCGGTTCCCCCAGAAGGTCGTCGGCACGCTCGGCGAGGCGGGCGTGGTCGCACCCGACGACCTCAGGTTCGTCGCCGGCAGCGCGAGCGTGCCGGACGACAAGTACAACGCGTTCCACGGCTTCGGCGGGCGCGAAGAGGAACCGGCGAGTCCGGACCCGATCCTGACCATGCTGGTCGTGGTCGGGCTGGTCGTGCTGCTGGCGCCGGTGCTGGTGTTCGTCGCGACCGCGGCCCGGACCGGCGGCGCCGACCGCGACCGGCGCCTGGCCGCGTTGCGGCTGATCGGCACCGCCGCCCACCGGACCAGGATGATCGCCGCCGGCGAGACGCTCGTCGGCTCGTTGGGCGGCCTGGTGGCGGGCTTCGGGTTCTTCCTGCTCAGCCGCACGGTCGTCGAGAAGATCGATCTGCTCGGCCTGACCGTGTTCGCCTCCGACCTGTGGCCGTCGCCGTGGCTCGTCGTCCCGGTCGTGCTCGGCGTGCCCGCGGCGGCCGTCGTGACGGCGCTGGTCGCCATGCGCCGTACGGTCGTCGAGCCGCTGGGCGTGGTCCGCCGCGGCACTCCCGCGCGCAAGCGGCTGTGGTGGCGGCTCCTGCCCATCGCCCTCGGGGTGGCGCTGCTGGCGACCCAGACCGGCCTGCTCGCGGAAGACGACGGCACGGTCTCCACCATGGCGCTGCTCCTGGGGATCTCCGGGATGCTCATCGGCGGTCCGCTGGTGCTCGCGTGGGTGATCGAGCGGATGGTGCTCAAGGTCAGCGGCGGTCCGCCCGCGTGGCAACTGGCCGTGCGACGGCTCCAACTCGACAGCGGGACGGCCGCACGCGTGGTCGGCGGCGTGGCGGTCGTGCTGGCCGGCGTGGTCGCGCTCCAGTCGATGCTGATCGGCACGGCGAGCCGCGTGGTCACGTCCCCGCCGCCGACCACCGACCAGGGCGCGGTGACCGTCTACATCGAGCCCGGCGACCCCGCCGCCACCGACCGGCTGGCCGCGGAACTGCCGCGGCTCGACGGCGTCCGCTCGGTCGAATCGGCGAGGAACATCCAGTTCGACGAGGGTTCGGAGAAGACCGTGCCGGCGATCGTCGGCGACTGCGAGGGCCTGCTCCGCCGGACCGCACTGCCGTCCTGTGTCGACGGCCGCGTCTACGACGTCCGCTACGCGGGTGAGGCCTCCCGCCCAGTGCCCCGGCCCGGCACCACCCTCGACCTGGACGGGCAGTCCTGGCGGGTGCCCGACTACGAGGTCGTCCGACTTCCGGACGGCTCCCCCGCCCGGGACGGGCTGTTCATCACACTCGGCGCCCTCGACGGCCTCACCGTGCCGAACGACGGCGGCCTCAGGCTGCTGGCCGAGGTCGACCCCGCCAAGCCGGGCCTGATCGACGAGATCCGCAACACCGCCGCGCCGCTCGAGTGGCGGGTCGCCGTCGGGTACACCGGCGAGACGGGCCGGTCGGCACGCGAGGACAGGTTCGCCGGTCTGCAGCGCGCGCTGCTCGCCGGTTCGATCCTGACCCTGCTGCTCGCGGGCGCCAGTCTGCTCGTGCAGTCCGCCGAGCAGCTGCGCGAACGCCGCCGCCCGCTGGCCGTGCTCGCCGCGAGCGGCGTCCCGAAGGCGGTCCTGGCCCGGTCGTTGCTGGTGCAGAACGCCCTGCCGCTCGTGCCCGCCCTGCTGGTCGGCATCGGGGTCGGCAGCGGGGTCTCCGCCCTGCTGCTGGGAATCATCGACGAGCCGTTCGCACTGGACTGGGCCGGTGTCGGCCTGCTGTCCGCCGCGTCGGTCGTGGTCGTGCTCGGCGTGACGGCGGCGACGCTGCCCGCGCTGAACCGGGCGACGGGGGCGCTGGGCCTGCGGGCCGAATGA
- a CDS encoding DUF445 domain-containing protein, with protein MEQLTAADQLKRRDLRRMKLVATGFFLAASAIFLGALLFEEGGPAWVGYVRAAAEAGMVGALADWFAVTALFRRPLGLPIPHTAIIPTRKKAFGDALGSFVGTNFLSEAVVRDKLRRVGIARRVGEWLSDEAHAERVTAELSNVIKGAVTVLRDDDVQAVVEHAVVRRLTEQQWGPPLGRLLGQVLTDGAHHKLVDLMCDRAYDWVRDNHDKVMNVVSDRAPTWSPRFVDSMLGDKVYAELLNFAWAVKTDVNHPMRQALDQFLVEFSGDLQTDPATMARADQVKQQVVDHPAVRQVIGSAWGTAKGMLLTAAEDPSSELRKRVRDGLLSFGARLGSDEAMRTKVDGWLEGAAAHVVTNYRDEITTLITDTVERWDAEETSRKIELQVGRDLQFIRINGTVVGALAGLVIYTLGQLVV; from the coding sequence GTGGAGCAACTGACGGCCGCCGACCAGCTCAAGCGTCGGGATCTGCGCAGGATGAAGCTGGTCGCGACCGGGTTCTTCCTCGCCGCGTCCGCGATCTTCCTCGGGGCGCTGCTGTTCGAGGAGGGCGGACCGGCCTGGGTCGGGTACGTGCGGGCCGCCGCCGAGGCGGGCATGGTCGGCGCGCTGGCCGACTGGTTCGCGGTGACGGCGCTGTTCCGCCGGCCGTTGGGCCTGCCGATCCCGCACACGGCGATCATCCCGACCCGCAAGAAGGCGTTCGGCGACGCGCTCGGGTCGTTCGTGGGCACGAACTTCCTGTCCGAGGCCGTGGTGCGGGACAAGCTGCGGCGGGTGGGCATCGCCCGGCGGGTGGGCGAGTGGCTGTCCGACGAGGCGCACGCCGAGCGCGTCACGGCCGAGCTGTCGAACGTGATCAAGGGCGCGGTGACCGTGCTGCGTGACGACGACGTGCAGGCCGTGGTCGAGCACGCGGTCGTGCGGCGGCTGACCGAGCAGCAGTGGGGCCCGCCGCTGGGCCGCCTGCTGGGGCAGGTGCTGACCGACGGCGCGCACCACAAGCTCGTGGACCTGATGTGCGACCGCGCCTACGACTGGGTGCGGGACAACCACGACAAGGTCATGAACGTGGTGTCCGACCGCGCGCCGACGTGGTCGCCCCGGTTCGTGGACTCCATGCTGGGCGACAAGGTCTACGCCGAGCTGCTGAACTTCGCGTGGGCGGTCAAGACGGACGTGAACCACCCGATGCGGCAGGCCTTGGACCAGTTCCTGGTGGAGTTCTCCGGCGACCTCCAGACCGACCCGGCCACGATGGCGCGCGCCGACCAGGTCAAGCAGCAGGTCGTCGACCACCCGGCCGTGCGGCAGGTGATCGGTTCGGCGTGGGGCACGGCCAAGGGCATGCTGCTGACGGCCGCCGAGGACCCGTCGTCCGAACTGCGGAAACGGGTCCGCGACGGCCTGCTGTCGTTCGGCGCGCGGCTCGGGTCGGACGAGGCGATGCGCACCAAGGTGGACGGGTGGCTGGAGGGTGCCGCCGCGCACGTCGTGACGAACTACCGCGACGAGATCACCACGCTGATCACGGACACGGTCGAGCGCTGGGACGCCGAGGAGACGTCCCGCAAGATCGAGTTGCAGGTCGGGCGCGATCTCCAGTTCATCCGGATCAACGGCACCGTGGTCGGCGCGCTCGCCGGACTCGTGATCTACACCCTCGGGCAGCTCGTCGTGTGA
- a CDS encoding ABC transporter ATP-binding protein: MTALLEAVKLRKAFGPTPALDGAGLRVDAGEIVAIMGPSGSGKSTLLHCLAGILKPDAGTVRYRDVELSSMPDAKRSELRRTDFGFVFQFGQLVPELSCLENVALPLRLSGLKRREAQARATEWLERLEVADVAAKRPGETSGGQGQRVAVARALVTGPRVVFADEPTGALDSLNGERVLRLLVTAARETDAAVVLVTHEARVAAYSDREVVVRDGRSREVEIVR, from the coding sequence GTGACCGCACTGCTCGAAGCCGTCAAGCTGCGCAAGGCGTTCGGCCCCACCCCGGCGCTCGACGGCGCCGGGCTCAGGGTCGACGCGGGCGAGATCGTCGCGATCATGGGGCCGTCCGGCTCCGGCAAGTCGACGCTGCTGCACTGCCTCGCGGGCATCCTCAAGCCCGACGCGGGCACGGTCCGCTACCGCGACGTCGAACTCAGCTCGATGCCCGACGCCAAACGCAGCGAACTGCGCCGCACCGACTTCGGGTTCGTGTTCCAGTTCGGCCAGCTCGTGCCCGAACTGAGCTGCCTGGAGAACGTCGCCCTCCCGTTGCGCCTCAGTGGCCTCAAGCGGCGCGAGGCGCAGGCCCGCGCCACCGAATGGCTCGAACGCCTGGAGGTCGCCGATGTCGCCGCGAAACGACCCGGCGAGACCTCCGGCGGCCAGGGCCAACGGGTCGCGGTGGCCCGCGCGCTGGTCACCGGCCCGCGCGTGGTGTTCGCCGACGAACCGACCGGCGCGCTGGACTCCCTCAACGGCGAACGCGTGCTGCGCCTGCTCGTCACGGCCGCGCGCGAGACCGACGCCGCCGTCGTCCTGGTGACCCACGAGGCCCGCGTCGCCGCCTACTCCGACCGCGAGGTGGTCGTGCGCGACGGGCGATCACGCGAAGTCGAGATCGTCCGATGA
- a CDS encoding TFIIB-type zinc ribbon-containing protein, whose protein sequence is MICPKCSDLMKTITRGAVHIEQCENCKGVFLDGGELDQIVAAERDHYASPPPSVGSAPVGSPVGSPVGSPPPYQPPPPYQPPPGTVPGPPPPPSPGYYDYGHHQRRRRSFLEELFD, encoded by the coding sequence GTGATCTGCCCCAAGTGTTCGGACCTCATGAAGACGATCACTCGCGGTGCCGTCCACATCGAGCAGTGCGAGAACTGCAAGGGCGTGTTCCTCGACGGTGGCGAGTTGGATCAGATCGTGGCCGCGGAACGTGACCACTACGCGTCGCCGCCACCGTCGGTCGGGTCGGCGCCGGTCGGGTCGCCGGTGGGTTCGCCGGTCGGGTCGCCGCCGCCCTATCAGCCGCCGCCTCCGTACCAGCCGCCGCCCGGTACGGTGCCCGGTCCGCCGCCACCGCCCTCGCCGGGGTACTACGACTACGGCCACCACCAGCGGCGTCGGCGCAGTTTCCTGGAGGAGCTGTTCGACTGA
- a CDS encoding PadR family transcriptional regulator, whose amino-acid sequence MSIGHTLLGLLEGGPRHGYDLKRAYDARFGQDRPLHYGQVYTTLSRLLRNGLVEEAGVEAGDGPDRKRYSITDAGVTDVEQWLATPEPPEPYLQNTLYTKVVLALLSGRPADDVLDLQRSAHLAAMRELTRRKAAGDLADQLICDHALFHLEADLRWLELTAARLGDLREKVNP is encoded by the coding sequence ATGTCCATCGGTCACACACTCCTCGGCCTGCTGGAAGGCGGTCCGCGGCACGGCTACGACCTCAAGCGCGCCTACGACGCTCGCTTCGGTCAGGACCGTCCCCTGCACTACGGGCAGGTCTACACCACCCTGTCCCGACTGCTGCGCAACGGACTCGTCGAGGAAGCGGGCGTCGAGGCCGGCGACGGACCGGACCGCAAGCGCTACTCGATCACCGACGCCGGCGTGACCGACGTCGAACAGTGGCTGGCCACGCCCGAACCACCAGAGCCGTACCTCCAGAACACGCTCTACACCAAGGTCGTGCTCGCCCTGCTGTCCGGACGGCCGGCCGACGACGTACTCGACCTCCAGCGCTCCGCGCACCTGGCCGCCATGCGCGAGCTGACCCGGCGCAAAGCCGCCGGCGACCTGGCCGACCAGCTCATCTGCGACCACGCCCTGTTCCACCTCGAAGCCGACCTGCGCTGGCTGGAACTGACCGCCGCCCGCCTCGGCGACCTGCGCGAGAAGGTGAACCCGTGA